The Kwoniella bestiolae CBS 10118 chromosome 7, complete sequence genome has a segment encoding these proteins:
- a CDS encoding thiamine pyrophosphokinase → MTNITTWTCAELLRGESSKPYALIVVNQPTRKDLLDKAWKAATTKLCADGGANRLYDVDNDKIYLPDIIKGDFDSIREDVRSYYTSRGVKVIQDKDEYSTDLMKCIAEVPEDYSLVLLGGLSGRVDQTVHTMSLLHKLHREVYVLDGESFAWLLREIDHHTMGQTCGILPVGIDSARVKTKWLKWDTDKPVLWTCEIRPL, encoded by the exons ATGACCAACATTACCACCTGGACGTGTGCAGAGCTCCTCCGAGGAGAATCGTCCAAACCCTACGCGTTGATCGTGGTCAACCAGCCAACACGGAAAGACCTACTGGATAAGGCGTGGAAAGCCGCAACTACAAAACTATGTGCAGATGGGGGAGCGAATAGGCTATACGATGTTGACAATGATAAAAT ATACCTTCCGGATATTATCAAAGGCGATTTCGATTCGATACGCGAGGACGTACGCTCATACTACACCTCAAGAGGTGTCAAAGTGATTCAAGATAAAGACGAATACTCTACGGATCTCATGAAATGTATAGCTGAAGTACCTGAGGATTACTCCCTGGTTTTGCTGGGTGGATTATCAGGTCGAGTAGACCAAACTGTACATACCATGTCGCTACTACACAAGCTACATCGGGAGGTATATGTGTTGGATGGGGAATCATTCGCATGGCTTTTACGCGAG ATCGACCATCATACTATGGGACAGACGTGTGGGATCTTACCAGTCGGTATAGATAGTGCGAGAGTGAAGACAAAATGGTTGAAATGGGATACAG ATAAACCTGTATTGTGGACATGTGAGATACGTCCATTGTAA
- a CDS encoding polyadenylate-binding protein, cytoplasmic and nuclear yields MSADATSPAPAAAKPAAPTQATPNAEAPAPAAAQQPSASASLYVGELDSSVTEAMLFEIFNMIGPVASIRVCRDAVTRRSLGYAYVNYLNAADGERALEHLNYSLIKNRPCRIMWSQRDPALRKTGQGNIFIKNLDEGIDNKALHDTFAAFGDILSCKVGTDETGKSRGFAFVHYSTGEAADAAIKAVNGMLLNDKKVFVGHHVGKKERLSKVEEQRSQFTNVYIKNLDPETTDAEFEELVKPFGATVSVALSKDDAGVSKGFGFVNFESHEAARKAVDELNDKEVKGRKLYAGRAQSKLERESELKKSHEEKRMENEAKSAGVNLYVKNLDDEWDDDRLRAEFDSFGTITSCKVMKDENEVSRGFGFVCFSAPEEATKAVSEMNGKMIGTKPLYVALAQRKDVRRQALESQIAQRSNMRMQYGPGGFGGMQGYMGQPVYGYPPMPGYGQPMPGMPPMRGPMMGYPGGPQNAMQSRPRYAPGGQPMPGAPYGGPPPMGGAYGGVPPQYPVRPGGARIPAAPSSNGPRGAGGPSPVGVPQGLPRANGQGRPQETQAQAPRLDSQTLARAPPAEQKQMLGEALYPLIFETQPDLAGKITGMLLEMDNAELLHLVESPAALQDKVDEALRVLAEWGKGDEKANGETTEVKEEVKEEKAE; encoded by the exons ATGTCCGCCGACGCCACCTCCCCCGCTCCTGCTGCGGCCAAGCCTGCCGCCCCAACTCAAGCGACTCCCAACGCTGaagctcctgctcctgctgctgccCAACAACCCTCAGCATCAGCCAGTCTTTACGTTGGTGAGCTTGACTCGAGCGTCACCGAGGCTATGCTCTTCGAGATCTTCAACATGATCGGCCCTGTTGCCTC TATCCGAGTCTGTCGAGACGCCGTCACCCGACGATCCCTCGGATACGCCTACGTCAACTACCTCAACGCCGCTGACGGTGAAAGGGCCCTCGAGCACCTCAACTACTCCCTCATCAAGAACAGACCCTGTCGAATCATGTGGTCCCAACGGGACCCTGCTTTGAGAAAGACTGGACAAGGAAACATTTTCATCAAGAACTTGGATGAGGGTATCGAcaacaag GCCCTCCACGACACCTTCGCCGCTTTCGGTGACATCCTTTCATGCAAAGTTGGCACCGACGAGACCGGAAAGAGCAGAGGTTTTGC CTTCGTCCATTACTCCACTGGTGAGGCTGCCGACGCCGCTATCAAGGCTGTCAACGGAATGCTCCTCAACGACAAGAAAGTCTTCGTCGGTCACCACGTcggaaagaaggaaagactCTCCAAGGTTGAAGAGCAACGATCCCAGTTCACCAATGTTTACATCAAGAACCTTGACCCCGAGACCACCGACGCTGAGTTCGAAGAACTCGTCAAGCCCTTCGGTGCTACTGTTTCCGTCGCTTTGAGCAAAGACGACGCCGGTGTCAGCAAAGGTTTCGGTTTCGTCAACTTCGAATCTCACGAGGCTGCTAGAAAGGCTGTTGACGAGCTTAACGACAAGGAAGTCAAGGGAAGAAAACTTTACGCCGGTCGAGCCCAAAGCAAACTTGAGAGGGAATccgagttgaagaagagtcacgaggagaagagaatggagaacGAGGCTAAATCTGCTGGTGTCAACCTCTACGTCAAGAAccttgatg ACGAATGGGATGACGACCGACTCCGAGCTGAATTCGACTCTTTCGGTACTATCACCTCTTGCAAGGTCAtgaaggatgagaacgaAGTCTCCAGA GGCTTCGGTTTCGTCTGCTTCTCCGCTCCCGAGGAAGCCACCAAGGCTGTATCCGAGATGAACGGTAAAATGATTGGCACCAAGCCCCTCTACGTCGCCCTCGCTCAACGAAAGGACGTTCGAAGACAAGCCCTCGAATCTCAAATTGCCCAACGATCCAACATGCGAATGCAATACGGTCCTGGTGGATTCGGTGGTATGCAAGGTTACATGGGTCAACCCGTCTACGGTTACCCACCCATGCCAGGATACGGTCAACCCATGCCTGGTATGCCCCCTATGAGAGGTCCTATGATGGGTTACCCAGGTGGACCCCAAAACGCCATGCAATCAAGACCTCGATACGCTCCTGGTGGTCAACCCATGCCCGGTGCTCCTTACGGTGGACCTCCTCCTATGGGTGGTGCTTACGGTGGTGTCCCTCCCCAATACCCCGTCCGACCAGGTGGTGCTAGAATCCCCGCcgctccttcctccaacgGTCCTCGAGGTGCCGGTGGTCCCAGCCCTGTCGGTGTTCCACAAGGTCTCCCCCGAGCCAATGGTCAAGGCAGACCTCAAGaaactcaagctcaagctcctCGACTCGATTCCCAAACTTTGGCTCGAGCCCCTCCTGCTGAGCAAAAGCAAATGCTCGGCGAAGCTTTGTACCCCTTGATCTttga AACCCAACCCGATCTCGCCGGTAAGATCACTGGTATGTTGCTCGAGATGGACAACGCCGAGCTCTTGCACCTCGTTGAGTCCCCTGCCGCTCTCCAAgacaaggtggatgaggCTCTCCGAGTTCTCGCTGAATGGGGTAAAGGTGATGAGAAGGCCAACGGTGAGACCACCgaggtcaaggaggaggtcaaggaggagaaggctgagTAG